The window ACCGCCCTCCGCACCCCCGCCTGACCAAACCCTCACCTCACCCACCCCACGTCCTGCCCACCCCACCCGCGGCTGGGCCCGGCCCACTCCGGCCGGCGCACCCTCGGCCCACCTCACCTCCGGCCCACCCCCACCCCCACCCACGGCCCGGCCCACTCCGGCGCACCTTCGGCCCGGCCCGGTGATCATGAGGTTGGCGGGGATGTCGATCTCAAGCGCCGCGGTCGACCTCATGATCGGCGGGCCGACGGCGGGGTGGAGAGGGGGTGCGGGTGGGGTGGGAGGTGGGGGACGGTCGGGGCGGGGGCAAACGCGTTTGCGCTGCGCGTAACATCACCGCGCCGCCGGGTCGCTGCCGTGCCGGATCTGCTGCACACTGGCGCCGTGGACCCTCGACAGGACAAGCGACGCGCGGCACCCGACGGCGGTGGCCTGCGCTCCGCCGTGGTGGTCAACCCGGTGAAGGTGGCCGACCTCGACGAACTGCGTCAGACGGTCCACGACGCCCTCGCGGCGGCCGGCTGGCCCGAGCCGCTGTGGTTCGAGACCACGGTCGAGGACCCGGGCCGCGGCCAGACGCAGGAGGCGGTGGAGGCCGGCGTGGACGTCGTCTTCGCCTGCGGCGGCGACGGCACCGTGATGGCCTGCGTCAGCGGCCTGGTCGGCACCGAGGTGGCGCTCGCCGTGCTGCCCCAGGGCACCGGCAACCTCCTCGCGGCCAACCTGGGCCTCTCGGGCGACCTGGCCGCCGGGCTGGAGGTCGCCGTCGAGCGTGGCCGCCGGCTGCTCGACGTCGGCGCGGTCGAGGACCACTACTTCACGGTGATGGCCGGCATGGGCTTCGACGCCCAGATGCTCGCCGACACCTCGGAGACCACCAAGAAGCGGATCGGCTGGCCGGCGTACGTCGTGGGGGCCGCCCGGCACCTGCGCGACCGACCGATGCGGGTCTCGATCCGCATCGATGACCAGCAGCCGATCCGCCGCCGGGCCCGCTCCGTCCTCGTCGCCAACGTCGGCCGCCTCCAGGGCGGGGTGCGGCTGCTCACCGACGCCGAACCGGACGACGGCTACCTCGACGTCGCGGTGCTCACCCCGCGCACGCTGCGGCAATGGCTGGCGCTCGGCTGGGCGGTCGTACGCCGGCAGGACCGCGTCCCCCGCATGGAGGTCTTCAAGGCCAGGCGGGTGGAGATCACCAGCAACCGGGCCCAGCCCCGGGAGCTCGACGGCGATCTCATCGAGCCGGGTCGCACCCTGAAGGCCGAGATCCGGCGGCGGGCGCTGTGGCTCTGCGTGCCGCAGCCGGCGCAGGATCCCGACCTGGCCGAGGACGCGCAGGCGGCCGCCGAGCGTGGTGAGCAGTTGATCGAGGAAGCCCGCCGTGAGTAGCACCCGGATCGTGCCGGAGACCCGGCTGATGTCCGACGAGGAACTCAACGCCGACGACGCCTGGCACACACTGCGCCGGCAGGGCGGCTGGCACCTGCTGCGCGACGCGTTCATCCGGTTCCGCTACGGCGACGGGTTCAGCCACTCGCGCGCCTTCGCGCTGCAACTCTGCCTCGCCGTGGTGCCGTTCCTGATCGCGCTGACCGGCCTGATCAGCGAACTCGGCGTGGAGGAGGGCGGCCGGGTGGTCGCCGACACGGTCCTGGCCCTCACCCCCGGGGCGAGCGAACCGATGGTGGCCGAGCTGCTCGGCGAGGGAGACCGCACCGAACGCGCCGGGGAGCTGGCGCTCGGCCTCGGCATGCTCACCGGCCTGGTCGCGCTGACCACCACCATGGCCCAGATCGAGCGCGGCGCCAACCGGATCTACGGCGTGGAGCGGGACCGGCCCGCGCTGTGGAAGTACGTCCGCGCCAGCGTCCTCGCCCTCACCGCCGGCGTACCGGCGCTCACCGGCTTCCTGATCCTCGTCGGCGGCGGCCCGATGGGCGACTCGGTGCAGCGACACTACGCCTGGGGCGAGTTCGCCAACGGCCTCTGGAACGTGGTGCGCTGGCCGCTCAGCCTGGGCCTGACCGTCCTCGCCGTCGCGGTGATCTTCCGGCACGCCCCCCGCCGCAAGCAGCCCGGCCTGTCCTGGCTCTTCTTCGGCGCCGGCATCGCCACCGCGCTGTGGTGGCTGGCCAGCCTGCTGCTCGCCGCGTACGTGCGGTTCAGCGGCGGGTTCGGCCAGACGTACGGGGCGTTGACCGGGATGATGGCGTTGCTGCTCTGGGCCAACCTGACCGGCATGGCGCTCTTCGGTGGACTCTCCTTCGCCGCCCAGCTGGAGGCGCTGCGCATCGGGGCGCGCGAGCCCGCCCAGCCCGACCTCTGGGAGCCCGAGGCCGAGCGCCAGGAGATCCACGACACGGGCGAGATGAGCTCCCTCTAGCTCCGCATCGGACATCCCTCGGTGTACGCGGAGCGCCGATCGGGTAATGCGGCACGCCAGAAGCGAGAGGGAGGCTGCCGTGGGCGCGGTCAAAGAGGCGTTACGACGACCCTTGGGTCACTTCACCGAACGTACGCTCGCCGGACTGGCGATCGTGCTCGGTGCCGGGGTCGGGTTCGGGATTCTCCTCGTCCTCGTCCGGACCCGGTGGTCCCCGCTCCACGACGTCGACCACGGCGTGGCCCAGTGGCTCAACGACCTGGTCGCCCCGCACGGGCCGCTGGTGACCGTGCTCAACGCGCTCACCGACCTCGGCGGGAGGGCGGTCATCATCTGGCTGGTGTCGGTCGCCGTGGTCGGCCTGCTGATCCGCAAGCAGGGCCGGCTGGCGGTGTTCCTGATCGTCACCGGCGTCGGCGCCCTCGTCCTCGACCCGGCGCTCAAGACGCTTGTCGACCGGCTGCGCCCCGAGGTGGACGTGCCCATCGGCACGTACGCCGGGGACAGCTTCCCCAGCGGCCACGCGCTCGGCTCGATGGTCGCGTACGGGGCGCTGCTGCTGGTCTTCCTGCCGGCCATGTCGCGCCGCTGGCGCAAGCCCGCGATCGCCCTGGTCGCCCTCGTCGTCTTCCTCATCGGACTGACCCGGATCGCGCTGGGCGTGCACTTCGTCTCGGACGTGCTGGGGGCCTGGCTGCTCGGCGCCGCCTGGCTCGGCGTCACCGCGTACGCCTTCCGGCTCTGGCGGTTGGAGCGCGGCCGGCCGGTCCCGGCGTTGACCGAGGGGCTGGAGCCGGAGGCCGCGCACGACGTGGCGCCCGCCCCCGACGAGGCGCACCTGCTGCCGCACCCCCGGGCCGCCGTGTTCGAGCTGATCGTCGGATGGGTCCTGATCCTCGGCGCGCTCTACGGCTTCGGCATGTTCGTCAGCTACCACGCCGGCGGCACCTTCTTCGCCACCCTGGACACGGACGTGCCGAGGTGGTTCGCCGAGCACCGCACCCCCGGCCGGGACGACTTCAGCTACTGGTGGAGCAAGGTCGGCGACACCCACGCCATCCTGCTCATCTCGCTGGTCTTCTGCCCGATCGTGCTGGCCGTGTGGCGGCGTTGGCGGCCGGTGCTCTTCGTGGCACTGACCATGTTCGGCGAGCTGAGCCTCTTCCTCGCCTCCGCCGCCGCGGTCGACCGGCCGCGACCGCCCGTCGGCAACCTCGACGGGCCGATGCCGACCTCCTCCTTCCCGTCCGGCCACATCGCCGCCACGCTCTGCGTCTGGGTGGCGATCGCGGTGATCGTCTTTCCGCGTACCGACCGGTGGTGGCGGTGGCTCTTCGTGGCGCTGGCGGTCGTGATGCCGACCGGGGTGGCGATCAGCCGGATGTACCGGGGGATGCACCACCCCACCGACTTCATGGGCGCGATCATCCTCACCACCCTCTGGATCGGGCTGCTCTACTGGGTGCTCCGCCCCAACGAGGACGTCCACGAGGGCAACCGGCCGAGCATCGAGTCCGAGGACGTGCACACCCTCGACGACGAGCTGGCCAAGGCCGGTCGGGCGGACTGACGCCGCCGATGCTGCGGGCGATGACCTGGAACATCCGGACCGGCGGACGGGACTCCGGCGGCGCCGACCGTCGGGACCTGCTGATCCGGGTCGTCGCCGACCAGCGGCCGGACGTGCTGGCGTTGCAGGAACTGCGGCACTTCGACTCCGGCGACGTGCTCGCCGACTTCGCGGGCCGGGTGGGGATGCGTCCCCACCTGGCCCGTTCCTGCTTCGGCCAGCCGGTGGCGGTGCTGCTGCGCCCGCCGCTGCGCGCTTTCACCGCGACCCGGGTACGCCGGCCGTTCCACCATGCCGCGCAGCGGGTCACCGTGGCGACCACCGCCGGCCCGCTGACGGTGCTGAGCGTCCACCTCGACCCGTACTCGGGGCTGCGGCGGCGCGTCGAGGCCGGCTGGGCCGCCGCCGCGCTGCGCCGCGCGCCGGGGGAGCTGGCGCTGCTGGCCGGTGACCTCAACACCCTCGACCCGGTCGCCGACCACACCGACCGCATCGCCCGGCTCCCGGCCGCGTACCGCCGCCGTCACCTGCGCCGGGACGGGCGGACGGTGGAGACCCGGGCGGTGGCCCGGCTGCTCGCCGCCGGCCTGGTCGATCTGTACGCGACGGCGGGGGCGCCCGGCGGCGGGCTGACCGCGCCCACCCGGCACGGCGGCGGGGCGGAGTTCTCCGGGATGCGGCTGGACTACCTGTTCGGCACGGCGGCGCTCGCCGGCCGGGTGCGCGACTGCCGGGTGCCGCGGGGCGGCGAGACCGAGTACGCCTCCGACCACTATCCGGTGGTGGCGGACCTGGACCTGGACCTCGACCCCGCCTGACCGCCCTGCCCCTGCCTACGCCCGGCCTGACCCTCTGCCCTCGCGTGCCCGCCCGGCCTGACTGCTCTGCCCGCGCCTGACCGCCCGGCCTGACCGCTCTGCCCGCGCCTGGCCGTCCGCGCTCACCGTCCG is drawn from Micromonospora sp. NBC_01740 and contains these coding sequences:
- a CDS encoding diacylglycerol/lipid kinase family protein; this encodes MDPRQDKRRAAPDGGGLRSAVVVNPVKVADLDELRQTVHDALAAAGWPEPLWFETTVEDPGRGQTQEAVEAGVDVVFACGGDGTVMACVSGLVGTEVALAVLPQGTGNLLAANLGLSGDLAAGLEVAVERGRRLLDVGAVEDHYFTVMAGMGFDAQMLADTSETTKKRIGWPAYVVGAARHLRDRPMRVSIRIDDQQPIRRRARSVLVANVGRLQGGVRLLTDAEPDDGYLDVAVLTPRTLRQWLALGWAVVRRQDRVPRMEVFKARRVEITSNRAQPRELDGDLIEPGRTLKAEIRRRALWLCVPQPAQDPDLAEDAQAAAERGEQLIEEARRE
- a CDS encoding YihY/virulence factor BrkB family protein; translated protein: MSSTRIVPETRLMSDEELNADDAWHTLRRQGGWHLLRDAFIRFRYGDGFSHSRAFALQLCLAVVPFLIALTGLISELGVEEGGRVVADTVLALTPGASEPMVAELLGEGDRTERAGELALGLGMLTGLVALTTTMAQIERGANRIYGVERDRPALWKYVRASVLALTAGVPALTGFLILVGGGPMGDSVQRHYAWGEFANGLWNVVRWPLSLGLTVLAVAVIFRHAPRRKQPGLSWLFFGAGIATALWWLASLLLAAYVRFSGGFGQTYGALTGMMALLLWANLTGMALFGGLSFAAQLEALRIGAREPAQPDLWEPEAERQEIHDTGEMSSL
- a CDS encoding phosphatase PAP2 family protein encodes the protein MGAVKEALRRPLGHFTERTLAGLAIVLGAGVGFGILLVLVRTRWSPLHDVDHGVAQWLNDLVAPHGPLVTVLNALTDLGGRAVIIWLVSVAVVGLLIRKQGRLAVFLIVTGVGALVLDPALKTLVDRLRPEVDVPIGTYAGDSFPSGHALGSMVAYGALLLVFLPAMSRRWRKPAIALVALVVFLIGLTRIALGVHFVSDVLGAWLLGAAWLGVTAYAFRLWRLERGRPVPALTEGLEPEAAHDVAPAPDEAHLLPHPRAAVFELIVGWVLILGALYGFGMFVSYHAGGTFFATLDTDVPRWFAEHRTPGRDDFSYWWSKVGDTHAILLISLVFCPIVLAVWRRWRPVLFVALTMFGELSLFLASAAAVDRPRPPVGNLDGPMPTSSFPSGHIAATLCVWVAIAVIVFPRTDRWWRWLFVALAVVMPTGVAISRMYRGMHHPTDFMGAIILTTLWIGLLYWVLRPNEDVHEGNRPSIESEDVHTLDDELAKAGRAD
- a CDS encoding endonuclease/exonuclease/phosphatase family protein; this translates as MLRAMTWNIRTGGRDSGGADRRDLLIRVVADQRPDVLALQELRHFDSGDVLADFAGRVGMRPHLARSCFGQPVAVLLRPPLRAFTATRVRRPFHHAAQRVTVATTAGPLTVLSVHLDPYSGLRRRVEAGWAAAALRRAPGELALLAGDLNTLDPVADHTDRIARLPAAYRRRHLRRDGRTVETRAVARLLAAGLVDLYATAGAPGGGLTAPTRHGGGAEFSGMRLDYLFGTAALAGRVRDCRVPRGGETEYASDHYPVVADLDLDLDPA